The following proteins are encoded in a genomic region of Gossypium hirsutum isolate 1008001.06 chromosome D05, Gossypium_hirsutum_v2.1, whole genome shotgun sequence:
- the LOC107906425 gene encoding metal transporter Nramp6 isoform X1, whose amino-acid sequence MMGSNSGQPQFIASTGNRSFSNAPLIQNADTNQIVVPDRKSWKNFFAYMGPGFLVSIAYIDPGNFETDLQAGAQYKYGLLWIILVASCAALVIQSLAANLGVVTGKHLAEHCRTEYPRGPNFVLWVLAEIAIVACDIPEVIGTAFALNMLFNIPVWIGVLLTGLSTLVLLALQQYGVRKLEFLIAFLVLTIAGCFFAEMNYAKPVASEVLDGLFVPQLKGNGATGLAISLLGAMVMPHNLFLHSALVLSRKIPRSVRGIKEACRFYMIESGFALMVAFLINISVISVSGAVCNSSNLNQEDRDSCEDLDLNKASFLLRNVLGSWSSKLFAVALLASGQSSTITGTYAGQYVMQGFLDLRLTPWIRNMLTRCLAIVPSLIVAIIGGSAGAGKLIIIASMILSFELPFALIPLLKFTSSKTKMGAYVNSIAVSAITWIIGSLIMGINIYYLMTNFIHLLLHNHWELVAVVFLGIFGFSGVAIYLAAIAYLVFRPNKEATHLLALTSENRHMVDDAGNTSMYCLPREDIVSMQLPQRRQTEDI is encoded by the exons ATGATGGGATCTAATTCCGGGCAGCCGCAGTTCATAGCTAGCACCGGCAACCGGAGTTTCTCAAATGCCCCGCTGATTCAGAATGCAGATACTAATCAAATTGTGGTGCCTGAC CGGAAAAGCTGGAAAAACTTTTTTGCATACATGGGTCCTGGATTCCTTGTTTCAATTGCATATATTGATCCTGGAAATT TTGAAACTGATCTTCAAGCCGGAGCGCAGTACAAATATGGG TTACTTTGGATCATATTAGTGGCTTCATGTGCTGCTCTTGTTATTCAGTCCCTGGCTGCCAATTTGGGTGTTGTTACAG GGAAGCATTTAGCAGAGCACTGTAGAACTGAATATCCTAGAGGCCCAAACTTCGTGTTATGGGTTCTTGCTGAAATCGCTATTGTTGCATGTGATATTCCTGAAG TGATTGGCACAGCCTTTGCATTAAACATGCTCTTCAACATCCCAGTTTGGATTGGTGTCCTATTGACGGGGCTCAGTACATTGGTTCTTCTAGCATTGCAGCAATATGGG gttAGGAAACTGGAGTTTTTAATCGCTTTTCTTGTACTTACAATTGCTGGGTGCTTTTTTGCGGAGATGAACTATGCGAAGCCTGTGGCTAGTGAAGTTCTTGATGGGCTTTTTGTTCCTCAACTCAAAGGAAATGGTGCCACCGGTCTAGCAATTTCACTCCTTGGAGCTATGGTTATGCC GCACAACCTCTTTCTCCACTCTGCACTGGTGCTTTCCAGGAAAATCCCTCGATCCGTCCGGGGCATTAAG GAGGCTTGCAGATTTTATATGATAGAAAGTGGCTTCGCTTTAATGGTGGCATTTCTCATTAACATATCAGTTATCTCTGTAAGTGGTGCAGTTTGCAATTCATCAAATTTGAATCAAGAAGATCGAGATAGTTGTGAGGATTTAGACCTGAACAAGGCCTCGTTCTTACTAAGA AATGTCTTAGGCAGTTGGAGTTCAAAACTTTTTGCAGTTGCTTTGCTGGCATCAGGTCAGAGTTCTACTATAACGGGAACATATGCTGGCCAATATGTAATGCAG GGCTTTCTTGATTTACGACTAACACCATGGATCCGGAACATGCTTACTCGATGCTTGGCAATTGTCCCTAGTTTAATTGTCGCCATCATTGGTGGCTCTGCTGGGGCTGGAAAGCTAATTATCATTGCTTCA ATGATATTATCCTTTGAGCTACCTTTCGCACTCATTCCGCTTCTCAAGTTCACCAGCAGTAAGACGAAAATGGGAGCATATGTCAACTCAATTGCG GTTTCAGCTATCACGTGGATCATCGGATCCCTGATCATGGGCATAAACATATACTATCTTATGACGAACTTCATCCACTTGCTTCTTCACAATCACTGGGAGCTTGTGGCAGTTGTGTTTCTGGGAATATTTGGATTTTCAGGGGTGGCGATCTATTTGGCTGCAATAGCATACCTGGTATTCCGGCCTAACAAAGAAGCAACGCACCTTCTGGCATTAACATCCGAAAACCGACATATGGTTGACGATGCAGGCAACACATCAATGTACTGTCTCCCTCGAGAAGATATAGTAAGCATGCAGTTACCTCAGAGACGGCAGACGGAGGACATTTGA
- the LOC107906425 gene encoding metal transporter Nramp1 isoform X2 produces MMGSNSGQPQFIASTGNRSFSNAPLIQNADTNQIVVPDRKSWKNFFAYMGPGFLVSIAYIDPGNFETDLQAGAQYKYGLLWIILVASCAALVIQSLAANLGVVTGKHLAEHCRTEYPRGPNFVLWVLAEIAIVACDIPEVIGTAFALNMLFNIPVWIGVLLTGLSTLVLLALQQYGVRKLEFLIAFLVLTIAGCFFAEMNYAKPVASEVLDGLFVPQLKGNGATGLAISLLGAMVMPHNLFLHSALVLSRKIPRSVRGIKEACRFYMIESGFALMVAFLINISVISVSGAVCNSSNLNQEDRDSCEDLDLNKASFLLRNVLGSWSSKLFAVALLASGQSSTITGTYAGQYVMQMILSFELPFALIPLLKFTSSKTKMGAYVNSIAVSAITWIIGSLIMGINIYYLMTNFIHLLLHNHWELVAVVFLGIFGFSGVAIYLAAIAYLVFRPNKEATHLLALTSENRHMVDDAGNTSMYCLPREDIVSMQLPQRRQTEDI; encoded by the exons ATGATGGGATCTAATTCCGGGCAGCCGCAGTTCATAGCTAGCACCGGCAACCGGAGTTTCTCAAATGCCCCGCTGATTCAGAATGCAGATACTAATCAAATTGTGGTGCCTGAC CGGAAAAGCTGGAAAAACTTTTTTGCATACATGGGTCCTGGATTCCTTGTTTCAATTGCATATATTGATCCTGGAAATT TTGAAACTGATCTTCAAGCCGGAGCGCAGTACAAATATGGG TTACTTTGGATCATATTAGTGGCTTCATGTGCTGCTCTTGTTATTCAGTCCCTGGCTGCCAATTTGGGTGTTGTTACAG GGAAGCATTTAGCAGAGCACTGTAGAACTGAATATCCTAGAGGCCCAAACTTCGTGTTATGGGTTCTTGCTGAAATCGCTATTGTTGCATGTGATATTCCTGAAG TGATTGGCACAGCCTTTGCATTAAACATGCTCTTCAACATCCCAGTTTGGATTGGTGTCCTATTGACGGGGCTCAGTACATTGGTTCTTCTAGCATTGCAGCAATATGGG gttAGGAAACTGGAGTTTTTAATCGCTTTTCTTGTACTTACAATTGCTGGGTGCTTTTTTGCGGAGATGAACTATGCGAAGCCTGTGGCTAGTGAAGTTCTTGATGGGCTTTTTGTTCCTCAACTCAAAGGAAATGGTGCCACCGGTCTAGCAATTTCACTCCTTGGAGCTATGGTTATGCC GCACAACCTCTTTCTCCACTCTGCACTGGTGCTTTCCAGGAAAATCCCTCGATCCGTCCGGGGCATTAAG GAGGCTTGCAGATTTTATATGATAGAAAGTGGCTTCGCTTTAATGGTGGCATTTCTCATTAACATATCAGTTATCTCTGTAAGTGGTGCAGTTTGCAATTCATCAAATTTGAATCAAGAAGATCGAGATAGTTGTGAGGATTTAGACCTGAACAAGGCCTCGTTCTTACTAAGA AATGTCTTAGGCAGTTGGAGTTCAAAACTTTTTGCAGTTGCTTTGCTGGCATCAGGTCAGAGTTCTACTATAACGGGAACATATGCTGGCCAATATGTAATGCAG ATGATATTATCCTTTGAGCTACCTTTCGCACTCATTCCGCTTCTCAAGTTCACCAGCAGTAAGACGAAAATGGGAGCATATGTCAACTCAATTGCG GTTTCAGCTATCACGTGGATCATCGGATCCCTGATCATGGGCATAAACATATACTATCTTATGACGAACTTCATCCACTTGCTTCTTCACAATCACTGGGAGCTTGTGGCAGTTGTGTTTCTGGGAATATTTGGATTTTCAGGGGTGGCGATCTATTTGGCTGCAATAGCATACCTGGTATTCCGGCCTAACAAAGAAGCAACGCACCTTCTGGCATTAACATCCGAAAACCGACATATGGTTGACGATGCAGGCAACACATCAATGTACTGTCTCCCTCGAGAAGATATAGTAAGCATGCAGTTACCTCAGAGACGGCAGACGGAGGACATTTGA